GTCCGGGGCGAGCATCTGGACGCCGGAAACGGCGTCAGCGTGACGATCGGCGACCGTACGGCGTGCGCGGTGGTCGACCGGCGGTGGGACCGCATTTCGTGCGTGACCGGCGCCAGGGTCGCGGCCGCCGCCGGCGTCGTTAACGACACCGTCAACGTGGCGTTCGACAGCGGAACCGCGATCGGACAAGTCGGCCGGAAGTACTTCGCGTACACCGCCGACCCGGAGCTGGACGCGGCGGCGTCGCCGTTGGCCGGCATCGCTTCGGGCGGCACCTCGGTCCCGGTGCGCGGACGTCACTTCTCTTGCGCGGGCAACGCCACGATGACGGTCCGCGTTCGCAACGGCACCGTCCGCCCGACCGGCTGTCAGGTGTACAACGACACGTTCATGGTGTGCCGATCGCCGACACTCTTACCGGACGATATCGTCCCGGCGGTACGATCGCAGCGACCGACcaccgcggcggcggcggcggcgcacGAATACGTcgaagacgacgacgacgacgacgacgaaacGGCCAAACCGATCGGCGCGTTTCGGTGCGATTTCCGAGTGGTGTACAACGGCACCGCCGCCGGCGCCGCGTTTCTGTTGACCGCCGAGTATCGCGTGTACGCCGACCCGGTGCTGGACGACTTCGAGACGGACGGCCACGCGGTCACCGTCTTCGGCCGGAACCTGGACTGGGGCGACGACGTGGCCGTCGAGTTGCTGCGCGGAGACGACTCGCCGGCCAATCCGTGCGACGTGACGTCCGCTGGCCGGCGGCGGATCGTCTGCGCGCCGAGAAACTCGTCCATCGATTTGGACGCGGTGCGCGCGCTCAACATCACCGTCGGCGTGTCGTTCGGCCGCGTCGTCCACCGGCGGCCGCCGGTTCGTCCCGACGACGAGTACGTCTGGCGGCGGCCCTGGACCGACGGCCGCACCGCCGTCGCCGTTTTGGCGGCGTTGTCGTCGCTGCTGTGCGGCGGGTGCGTCGCGCTGCTGTGCCGCCGAAAGATCGCGAACCGGTACACTCACAGCGTCACGCGCACGCCGCTCTTCGAACTGCACACGCCGGCGGCGGACCGGAACGACTCGATAATAATGTAGTAGTTCGCGAACGACTGctgcagcagcaacagcagcagcgtTGCACCGTACTGTACGTCCGTATAGTACAGCACTAtagttttttaagatttaaagtgTAAACCGGTTAATTGTGTATAATCAATAGCAAGCAAATACTACCACGTGCGATGTtcgattttatcattttatcgcTCCTATAGTATCGTATGTGTCTTGTGTTTCACTtgtacacacacgcgcgcgcgcgatgTTATGTTATGCGCCCAGCACATTCCATCCGTACGCTTTATTCTCGCGAACAGACAAATCACTAGGTGTAGTTACAGTTTTGTTCAGATTTCCGTGGAAATGTTACCGAGActccttaaaaatgtattaacaaaaCAGTTACGATTAGacgattcttttatcataaaacactcattacttcaaaaagtattcgtgttcttgaaaacattttttttaacaacttgaaactatgtacacatgaatacttttgaaataacgagtgttttatgataaaaaatcacCATGTACAACACTTTCGAGGCTATAGGAATCTTTTCCGGAAGGAACTTGAGTATTCaatgattgaaaaattaaaaaaagtttggtaTTAAAAGAAGAATTACTTTCAATTTACCAtagaatattcaaaaatgtataaccttTTTGCAGCGCTTAGAAACCTCATCACCCCATTTTTAGCTACGACAAATGTGAAATGccaaataggtattttaatatagcaaataaatcacaataaatatgttttatttttatttttttaactattatatcaattatttgacttgttattattatttttatccatatatttaatacagcaTATAGGTATTTGCATTATATACtgcaaattttaatcattttaaaaataaaaatattattaatttattatgtgtaaaaattgtatttttgtttttgttactgttactaaaccatattttaacatttaagtattaagttataataaaggtGAGTTACGTTTTTTCAAATCTTTATCATTCAATTTAGATACAACACGTTATACGTACATCACTGTGACTTACTACTCTTCAATGACGAAGTACACTAAACAGTTTAACATATATCTACTTATACAGCAGAGCTGTATAGCGGTTAACtttctggttttttttttttttgttaaaattatcaatattttaccaatttcattaattaaccTAAACATTCAATATAGTTGTACACAACACTACAACGttcctttaattttttatttgcgaattaaaaaatgtcaaaaacatagttgcaatattttttctataatttctgCACATTTATATCAATGCTTTTATAGTCACGTATACTATGTATACTTTcccatcattattttaatacaaaaaataaaaataatcgtcaAGTGATATCAAGACAACAAAtgtatctaattataattttaaatgcgagatatcatttaataatagtaaagaaaaaataacatatatttattaaatattttcaaaaataaaaaaaaaaacataataaatcataacagTAAAATTCTTCTAACAAACAGtcctaaatttctaaaaatgggTTTGAAACGTTTCTAAGTATGACGagtcaaaaatgaaaatataaaagttataatttcgtatattcattatttatgtatacttttacagttttattcatttttaatattttatattcaaataacgtAAATATTTCCTTTCGCTAAACACTTCCAATAATTAGCAAAAGCAGGATTTTTTCACAACaacaaacgttttaaaaattccatgtttttataatgacCTTTGGTATACgccaattttaatcattttgtcCACTCAGTTTTCCAAAACTCATTAAtatcagttatttttaataaaaataatattttataagtatataactataaataagtttttccaTGTCCCAActaaacagttttataaacatttaataaaatcatataaatattattacaaaatatgtaaaatttacgCATCATCGCAACTTCTTAACTATCAAATATCTACCAAAAtggtttattatcaaaataaaacatgttacACTAAACTTACCTTAGCCgtcattttaaaagtttagtacAGTtacgtaaaatacaattaaagtgTTGCGTCATTCTAaccttaacctaatatttacgttaaataataattcctttttttattgtttggcTGTTTGCTTACCGGGGTGCtgcaatattgtatttataattgtaaaatgttatataaaaacttgtGATGatgcaatacatttattgttataaattgtttataacacTTTGTTCTGTCGTATACGTCACGTGATGGTTTAACGTATAGAATAGGTATATCGGTATCCGATTCCCAAACCGTCAAACAAGTATTATCGATACCTGCGGTAAGCGCTTACTCAACAATCCTTTGATGACCACGATAACGAATACTACGCAAAGGACAATTTAATAAGACCTCTCAGGGTTTATACGTTATAACTCTAAGGTCGCTTTACTCTCAAACAACTGACCACGATAACGAGTACTGGAAgagaaataaagtattatagtgTCTTGCTATTTTCTACTAAAGTGTTTCCTCGCCACAAACGCTTTGGTGCGTACCTTGATATgagaattaaaacaaatagttatattaatcgaaataaaataaatatataatagcacaacgaaataattaaagatactaaaataaaacagttgtCAGCCGTCgacgatttaattattaattttcgttGAATCGACATTTGTTGACTCCCGCTccgtatatgaaataatattttgttatatatacaacattacAAAAGCTCCAttaccaattttaaatttctgctaaataatatgatttttttattgatagctgaaaaattattagaaaaataagagtgatgttttttttaacaaaaacttttcttattaaaaatataaaaatacttcaactgttttaaaatgtacctataacgaattaataacttatagttCCTTTAGTAGTAAAGTAACTTTCACAATctatgtattgttataaaaacattacaattaatacttactgttataaaattatattataaaaaatacaaataataaatagtattcatatttcatgCATATTAACATGTATAGCCTAACAATATTAACGAAATAGAATTTGATAATaagatgttaatttatttggaaattttaaataaaaattattttatccacATTGAATGATAAACACTGAAGTTTTTcgaattgtattttgttgattctgtaaaattaataacaaacacatcagtttacaaaaataaattagatatttcattatttggtTGTTTCTTTTTCTGATAATGATTGCTATTAAAAaaggaaatttaatattactgatTGCATACAAATAAACTTTGCAGTTTACTTAAACGCAACTACGcaagcaaataatattaatttatttaagaagaAAAACAGTTTACTAATGATACCAGTGGCGGGCGATTGCCCCCCCCCCTCgttttctcaaaaaaaaaaataatttaagtccctgattttagtttttgacataattatacattaagggtaacaaaattatagtgatatatttttttattacttttatctactataaaaagtattttttttgttctgtacAAGACTGTGGAAAGTAacatatgtatgtacctaaataaatactttatcaaaattaatgtgtgCCCTTTAAAAATCGCTCCCCCCCCCTGTTATCTTGGTCTGGATCCGCCCCTGATGGTAACTTAcagtttagattattttttgtttgttttcagTTTAAATTGGTGTTATTGACGTTCTTGTATATCTATAATGCGTTATTTAATCGTATTGTTTACTTTATAAACGACTATAAAaagttatcatttaaaaactaatttatattattcgtgaAAAGAATTCAATGAAACCAAATTATACATACTGCATTTAACGTAATAATGAATGAATAACATTAGATAACATAAGATAATATGTGTACCATAGTGCAATACATTTTGACGTGTTCTAATAGAtgtgatgataaaaatatcgccgtttaataaattcaataaaggtATACAAATCATTGCAGTAACAATGCACGTCcgcaatattgttgttttacgTTCGTAGATTgctgaaatgttattaaagcTTAGCATTTTCTCGTGTCCAGTTTAGTGAATTGGTAGAATGGTAGTAGATTTTTAGAGTTACTaagaattgtttatatttcaacGTATCACGTATTGGGAATAAATGGTTTTCTGCCGAACAtgattatatagattaaatacttaatatattaaatattacctttGGTCCTAAACGAATGCAGATTgatttatgtaaattgaattattttaatgtacatagAACAACATTTACATCAATAATCCCATACTATTcaagtattgtatttttcaaacaaaaattatttttgagcaTAGTTTGTTGATTTGTTCGTCTCAAAACATCATATAGTGTTTAATGAAATTTGTGTAAATTCCGTAATAGGGGACTAACTACACAATCGTTTTATTCGTTTTACTCTTCATTATGTTATCGCATGTGAAAACATGAttctagtaattattttataatatcaacgtaACTTGTATCTAAATATGAATAGAAaacaacgtaatattataacaagaatattattacgGTCGTTTACAAGAGAATTTAAATATGGAAGAATATATTAGTTGATAAATACAGTTAATACCTTTAGATCGATCTGGCGGAAAACGCATACATACCCGTCGCAAACGCGATCGTCCTGAATATTATACGCGATTTAGTCAGAACTGCGGTACTATGTAACGTGCGACTAACGGCGAGAGGGCGCAACCCATTCGTGCATATCACCCGGGACACAAACTTAAAGTATGTAATACACGATTACTGTGCAAGTACgattaaatactcaaaaacGATATTAAAGAACGTAAATGTTGTAAATCACGGATTTGTGACAccgtttaaacttaaaaactcataaacataatttgatataatattaaatgttgaattagaaagaaaatattcatactATATTTCCATAGTTTAATGCggtttttcaatgttttaaacaatttaaaaaaattaatttctcaaaaatacaaaatgttaatgtattagtttgtcaaaatttaattaaatttaattcctaCTTATCGagcaatagttttttatttttaaaatctaaattaattaattcacaaatgttgattaaaaagtttttttaaatgtcaatcgaaatataaataaataaaatgttttaaaaaaaaaccacttgttttcaacatcttattaaatacttacctACACTAAACTGCTGATAATGCTTAGTTAATATAACTTGTTATTTACGTTTAACTCTTGATAACTATTATGCTCGTAAGCTTTCATAATACAGCATTTAATTGAGATTgtgtactaataaaaaatattaactgaaatttattcaaactatCTTTCCTGAAGTTCCACCTACAGGCTACAAtagttacaattataatttaaaggatCTTAAAAATCATCTATGAATTACCGACATCTAACAGATTTCAAGCATCAAATACCAATACACAATGTAAGCGGGGTAAgctaattattaagaaatttggtatatttaattgttattactataattagtttttattgtagTTGTGATGAAATagcatgtataatgttatttgagaaaataaattaagtctttttcattttaatcattatcgaATTGCCCACAATTACAAATGATAGGTaacagtgttttatttttaaagacaacTACGGTACACCTAGAACTTCtgagatatttattaatctttatgttatgaatattttattataaataatttgtagttgTTCATAGTTTGAAGCAGAGATTTCAATACCAACTAGTTAAATGTGAAAACACTGAAAATTGAGgtttaaaacaaacatacttacatgaaatacaaaaaaatttatttaatcaataaatactttttctcATAGTGGAACGATTAAAGAAATACACTTTGATACTTGGATAATTACTTaaggaaatatttatattaaaaatagaaattgaaAGCAGTAGcactaaaaattacaaaactttaaaatataaccataatttaacaaatacttAAGACAACACATTCTTTGGGTAATAAGACATTTTTGTgccatgaaattaaattttttctacaacctcttaaaatttttatttaaaccaatACTATCATTCATATTAGTATCTTAGTCTATtacataagttataataataaaaaaaataacagatatTGTATAAAGGTTAGTTTAATGttgcaaatttaattataacttagcGAATGTGTTTTCAagtaaacttaatagttttttaatcacTTGAACACTCCATGCTCTTCCTATAAGTTTTTGGCGACTTGCAATTGATAGATCACCGACATCTGTAAAATGGTGAGGTAAACCAAAGATGGCTTCAATCTCTGTTATATACAGCCCCGTGTATTGTCCGTCTTGACTAACAGGATTTCTAGATTTACctgaacaaaatttaaaaacaaattaagataCCTCATTTGGTAAGTgttgtataaatcaataatataccatCTTGTAAGCAACTTCTTTTTGAAGTAATAGTTCCAACTTTTTCTACATTAGCCCGTCTATCTAGATTCTTTTCCAAATAATCTTCCAGTTTTGGTTCATCGATGCCAATTTGACCAATCTCCCGGGCATGAAACAGCTGCTCCATGTCCGGGAGATTGGCCCAAAAGAACCTTCTCCGTCTTTGTGGGCTGAAGTGTAATGAATCGACAATATTTGGTTGGCACTcgaaaaatctaatttaaaaataatgatatattatagtataattatttattttttatgtactgtTACTgagttataatttactttgagATGTATTCTTTATTCTTAAGTTCCATGCTTGCCACATTTTCAAACAACCAATAAAATGGTGTATTATTTCTACGGCATTTTACTTGTAGGTAGTTccatatacgataataatcaAAGAATAATATACCAGTACCATCTGGATCTacagtaaacataataaaaaattatgtcatataattacaattaagatAATGTATTTGCACTTTTTGGTTATTCATCGTGCATTGCAATTACACtacaatttttacatacaaaaaatatcttagTATAGtagtcatttttaattaccgTAAATGcctttttttcgaaaattgaCGCTTGACAAGTCAGCACACGGTGAACCACCAAACAACAGATTAATTGGTCCGATTTTGTCCAACACTTCATTGGTTATTTCAGTGACTGAACCcaattgtattatgttgtcGGCAAAATGATATTTAGTTAACATTAAAGCATCTTTATCTATTTCACATGCATAAAATGCTTCAATATCAAATCCTAGCTTCTTCAATGAATaataacctataaaaaaaaacacagatAACCAATGAAAATGTTCTTGTTCAGTATAAAGCAATGAATGTTTttcatgtttgtttttttatttttgctgttACCTGTACCAATTCCGTCGAAAAGAGACAGTACTCTTAGTCGTGGTAATTTAGATGTACTTTTATTTGACGAAGGTTTCACTTTTTTACGCtgcaaacaataattatcttaGTACATCGATTGTATACAACGTCTATACAGGGTTATTCACTAAGTACGCACatacttttttcttttatactgcaaatattcaaaatgggatttttggaattttaagtatacttaaaaccgtgtttttgaatatttgattttttaccaCTTAAGAAATGTctgtgataatttaatattttgtttttctcgtGAGAATATCAAGCCCTCAAATTAAATGGAATccgtttttactataaattattaaataggtatttttttttttaaataaggttGATCAATGatctgtttaaaattaatagtttttgaatattaaagtgtatggttattatataatgacttAAATTCAGTATACATATACCAAGAATAGatcttaaaaatagtttcaaaaaactataaaatagaatagatGTAACATTGAATTTTGTGCCTATTTTTAcaagttataaaatgttaatagatcaatattaattactataatattcaaattatcagAGTCCtcatatattatcatgaacTTATTAATCTTGAATACAATAGTACATGAAAACTAGGAAATTAATCTTTCAAATTTAGATTCagaatttatattagaaatgaaaaacttgagggttttttataaaaaattggtaagaatgttttttatgtacaagAAACAGTAACTattgatataggtatatttaaaaattccaaaaattagattaactgcaatattaaagaaaaaagtcGATGAgcatgtttttatatcatttaaaatatttaaatactacaaaataaatacaaaccaCATTGTTAGTGCGCCTTTTGGTAGATTGCTTATCAGCCATTTTTATTTGCCTTTAATCGATGAATCGATGAGacacctaaataataaaacatgttttacatgttatacaatacaattttaagtttatgaaaatgtttaaataatgatgacatgatttttttgtaaatattatttacgtgattatttgttaatagtaTCTACTATCTACGTCCTACAACACACTacagacaatatttttaattattttttttatttaagtacttaaatttgaaataaaaacacaaaaattggagcaatttaaaaatgtttttgagaaACGAAACTGGTAAGAATGTTCaagatttaaatgattattctcAGTGGTAGGAAATTTTCTAAATAGCTGTAAATGAATATGCGTAATATACGTACATTGTCcaaatacaaaatcaaaagggatcgtaaaatagtttttggtCCAGTGTGCGAGGAAAGTtcaatacaaaatttgaatgtgCGTGTACACATATATCCAGCACCACACCCTTCGcagtaaatatacatacgaCACCGCACACGGGTCATGTCTCCGTgcgataacatttattattattattattattttgtagacacgtagttttaaaataaatcgccACCCTCGTCAACCAaaggcacacacacacacacacacaatatataaaacatatatctacctactatattatattatacacgatagcaaataacaataataataataattacaataacattacAAACACGCGCGCACACAATGTAAACGTTTCGGAAAACACAAATgttattgtttcattttttccGTCTTTTTTCGTACGGTACGCCGCCGCCGTGCTCGGCACGTGCCAGCCGGAAGACCAGGAAGAGtctagttacatttttattgataaaaccgACGAGCTTATTAGTATCAAACGACCAGATATGACAGCCGGCGGCACGTCTCCCACGCGGATCTCCGACGGGCCACGCGGCGCTTTTGTTGTTTACACACAAATTACACATTGCGCTGTCGCTGCGGCACGTCAATCACCGCGGCGGCGTGTGTATCGTCCTAtcgtatcatatttttttacgggCTGCAGGCGTTTTGGGGACGTCGAAAATCGAACTGGCGAAATTTTACGTCGTTTTATCATAATCGCACGCCGGGCGGCCGCAGAGTAGACGACTTATCGCAcgtccaaaaataataatcgacgCAGGTATATCTTGAAActagcttttttttatttattttaaaaccaattttattttgcatttgaagtttgtataaaaacaatttgttcgATTTAagaagtcataaaaaaaaaaaaatatgttctaaaaatttttaatacgtgtttatttttattcaaaaaatacataaacagtAATGATCATTGGTGATTAAAATTGAACGAAAAAAGCACGTTTTTGGTAAAGAAAATAACgaatttacagtttttaagtCATTGTGTGCTGTTCTCGTTACTACAGCGACAGTGTTCTAAACTGTGTGCCACACCGTGCACGCACCGCGCGCGTAAGCTAATGTTAGACGACATCGCATAATGGTTCGAAACCGGTTACTATTACAGCCGCGTAtgatttctatttataaatacctaaattatttttgtcgaTACGAACATTtaacaatgaatattatattttatttgattttataatttagcgATTTCACACAAAACAAAACCACTGATCGTAAAATTGTCACAAATCTACGAGAAGCCAAGAAGAAAACGTACGATTTTAACAAActctttttataacaaattataaaagatagAACAATGTTATATGAAATTAGTGATTTGATATTCaagatgaaattattttaaattaaaatctattaaggTATAACTAAACTAtacagatgaaaaaaaaatatatactcgtacgACTTTcagattaaaatcataattgatataatttgtattttagcaTGGCTTTTATTTAAGAGATTGTCGTAAAAttaagcaaataaaatattttataaaactaagtacccaaattatggtatttttaaattaattattataatatctactaaatataaattcatttaagataaaataattttctataatccaaaaatcaaaatctacCAACACTACAATaatcattatgtattatttaaaaatatacttaatcaaAATTAGAGTCCACGAcactattactaataatagaaAACGTCATCGGCCATCACTATATCCGCTAACGTtgttctaaatataatattattaataagtttaaataattttgacgaactaatgaaaatgttttgaatgaAATCAGATAAGACGTAATATCttactattattttggttgtgtaaattatatcatttaaacttttcattagttatgtcttaaaaattaatcatattattagttatattatcatataaatagtgttaatatatcgataaaatatatttcacttaAATTTCACAGAATAAAACTCgatcgttaaaaaatattgttatcaaaattgaaattaattgtatattattaaattaggcAGTTAATTAACTTGTCCACCTCGTAAACtcaaaaaccaaattttaaataaaaatcaactttatcccataatttttaatataaaaaaaattatctataaaagtatgaatattatttgagaGCCCATTTGTGGTTGATTTTACAAGCTAttaatgacaattttaaaaattcagaataatatacaattacctACGTCCTACACGACCATGTGATGCATGCGTATGTAAAACACGGAGGAACACGGCattgtgaataaaatatcataagaaACCAGaaaacccaataataacttacttcatacataaacaatttctATGGCTATTGATAACTTACctgtaatttattagtaaatacctaaaatctattaataaatgGTATCCATACCCTTACACATTCATAATatggacaatataataatgctattttcgtaagtaaaaacaaaaatcgatGTCAGCGCAGTATGTTTTCTCTCTCTGGCCTATGCGcaacacaaaacaaaaattttagtaataggCGATTTTACTCAAAGTttactcaataattataaaaaacgattttaggTGAAAGCGCGTTTAATCTATCTATGTCGCACGTGGGttagagagagaaaacaaatatagcGCTGGCATCCGCTTCATAGGCTACAcacatatttgaaattattgtttaatagtttgaatttaaaaatatttaaatggcaCTCTGGCACTCATATTTGAAACGAACGTATCGTAATAATGGTATGattcgttttaattaataacttaataatttattaaaaggtAGATTAGAAGTGTctcattacaaataatttaaataataaattatattaactgaaaatgtattattttcatctatTAAAAGCCAAAAATCTATTCGTTCGTTTAACTCctagatttaatataataggtaatcatTATCCAAAACCAAatagaaaacattatttaatttattaaaataacataaatttagaaatattatgatccatttaattaaatattttttaaatactgtaaatgaaaaaatgctttaaatcgtacaaaaaaaaagaattgtcGAACCTTTGTCCTttgctaaaaatttaaaatatcatttgttCGTTTTTAAGAGTGACATCTTTATACTTTAACATGAATAATGTAcctgtagtataataaatacgataaaatgTAACGTACCTTTGTAACAATTATGTTTTCATTACAAAAATTCTGGATCGCGTCGCAGTACCCGTAAAAGACAATTAT
This genomic stretch from Rhopalosiphum maidis isolate BTI-1 chromosome 3, ASM367621v3, whole genome shotgun sequence harbors:
- the LOC113557391 gene encoding plexin-A1-like; translated protein: MVSLRAVAHTRASEPAKNGTTNCEEYVSCTGCVNETLCSWSLERQNCVHPEELSENLMVHVEADCPQFTVAKQPWVKDVPYSYTLTVSNDKKDFVAFLRRSTITCVLQTANVKGRVDRNDIKCDAVKRTQADFAQHRQMIYFNYVRFNNKPLRLDNESDYYVPNYDRECGPKRDDSCVTCTWTADGYVNHFKRCSSANRCTGLYQFNDRRHALNFTDAPAAVAAMPGRCANATVASAAPVTAPWTGGTAVLVTVKNHRILAEKKTVTVTAAGRSCANPRTVDNETIACTVAPPAAGQAPAADGRPTAGRVVVEYGPRQRFAVASAFPFKLVEPRLTDVSPACGPLSGGTTLHVRGEHLDAGNGVSVTIGDRTACAVVDRRWDRISCVTGARVAAAAGVVNDTVNVAFDSGTAIGQVGRKYFAYTADPELDAAASPLAGIASGGTSVPVRGRHFSCAGNATMTVRVRNGTVRPTGCQVYNDTFMVCRSPTLLPDDIVPAVRSQRPTTAAAAAAHEYVEDDDDDDDETAKPIGAFRCDFRVVYNGTAAGAAFLLTAEYRVYADPVLDDFETDGHAVTVFGRNLDWGDDVAVELLRGDDSPANPCDVTSAGRRRIVCAPRNSSIDLDAVRALNITVGVSFGRVVHRRPPVRPDDEYVWRRPWTDGRTAVAVLAALSSLLCGGCVALLCRRKIANRYTHSVTRTPLFELHTPAADRNDSIIM
- the LOC113558549 gene encoding DNA (cytosine-5)-methyltransferase 3C-like, whose amino-acid sequence is MADKQSTKRRTNNVRKKVKPSSNKSTSKLPRLRVLSLFDGIGTGYYSLKKLGFDIEAFYACEIDKDALMLTKYHFADNIIQLGSVTEITNEVLDKIGPINLLFGGSPCADLSSVNFRKKGIYDPDGTGILFFDYYRIWNYLQVKCRRNNTPFYWLFENVASMELKNKEYISKFFECQPNIVDSLHFSPQRRRRFFWANLPDMEQLFHAREIGQIGIDEPKLEDYLEKNLDRRANVEKVGTITSKRSCLQDGKSRNPVSQDGQYTGLYITEIEAIFGLPHHFTDVGDLSIASRQKLIGRAWSVQVIKKLLSLLENTFAKL